One Microcebus murinus isolate Inina chromosome 22, M.murinus_Inina_mat1.0, whole genome shotgun sequence DNA segment encodes these proteins:
- the LOC105880835 gene encoding hydroxycarboxylic acid receptor 2 has protein sequence MNGHQSHFLEIDKKNCCVFRDDFIANVLPPVVGLEFVFGLLGNGLALWIFCFHLKSWKSSRIFLFNLAVADFLLIICLPFLMDNYVRKWDWKFGEIPCRLMLFMLAMNRQGSIIFLTVVAVDRYFRVVHPHHALNKISNRTAAIISCLLWGVTIGLTVHLLHKRMLFPNGPSNLCSSFSICNAFRWHDAMFLLEFFLPLAIILFCSARIIWSLRQRQMDRHAKIKRAINFIMVVAIVFVICFLPSVAVRIRIFWLLRTKGTQDCEVYRSVDLAFFITLSFTYMNSMLDPVVYYFSSPSFPNFFSTLINRCLRKKPSAEPDSNRSTSVELTGDPNPARNVPDALMANPSEPWSPSYLGPTSR, from the coding sequence ATGAACGGGCACCAGAGCCATTTTCTGGAAATAGACAAGAAGAACTGCTGCGTGTTCCGAGACGACTTCATCGCCAATGTGCTGCCGCCGGTGGTGGGGCTGGAGTTCGTGTTCGGGCTCCTGGGCAATGGCCTTGCCCTgtggattttctgtttccatcTCAAGTCCTGGAAATCCAGCCGGATTTTCCTGTTCAACCTGGCCGTGGCCGACTTTCTCCTCATTATTTGCCTGCCGTTCCTGATGGACAACTACGTGAGGAAGTGGGACTGGAAGTTTGGGGAAATCCCTTGCCGGCTGATGCTCTTCATGTTGGCCATGAACCGCCAGGGCAGCATCATCTTCCTCACGGTGGTGGCCGTGGACAGGTATTTCCGGGTGGTCCATCCCCACCACGCCCTGAACAAGATCTCCAACCGGACCGCGGCCATCATCTCCTGCCTCCTGTGGGGCGTCACCATCGGCCTGACGGTTCACCTGCTGCACAAACGCATGCTGTTCCCCAACGGCCCCTCGAACCTGTGCAGCAGCTTCAGCATCTGCAACGCGTTCCGGTGGCACGACGCCATGTTCCTGCTGGAGTTCTTCCTGCCCCTGGCCATCATCCTGTTCTGCTCGGCCAGGATCATCTGGAGCCTGCGGCAGAGACAGATGGACAGGCACGCCAAGATCAAGAGGGCCATCAACTTCATCATGGTGGTGGCCATCGTCTTCGTCATCTGCTTCCTTCCCAGCGTGGCCGTGCGGATCCGCATTTTCTGGCTGCTGCGCACGAAGGGGACGCAGGACTGTGAGGTGTACCGCTCGGTGGACCTGGCGTTCTTCATCACCCTCAGCTTCACCTACATGAACAGCATGCTGGACCCCGTGGTGTACTATTTCTCCAGCCCGTCCTTCCCCAACTTCTTCTCCACTCTGATCAACCGCTGCCTCCGAAAGAAGCCCTCCGCCGAGCCGGACAGTAACCGGAGCACGAGCGTCGAGCTCACGGGGGACCCGAACCCTGCGAGGAACGTTCCGGATGCCTTGATGGCCAACCCCAGTGAGCCGTGGAGCCCCTCTTATCTCGGCCCAACCTCTCGCTAA